Part of the Sporosarcina sp. FSL K6-2383 genome is shown below.
AATGGATTTTAAATTCGGATTCAACTCTTTGGCAACACCAATTAATTCAAGTCCATCTACTCCCGGCATTCGGATATCTGTAACTAGTAAATGAGGCGACTCCGTTTTGATTAAAGCAATTGCTTCATGGCCATCAGCAGCCGTCCCCACCACCTCTATCCCTAATGTAGTCCAATCAATGCCATATTGAAGACTTTCACGGATCAGCCATTCATCATCTGCAATCACCATTCTTAGCATAACTTCACCCCTTAATTCTCCTGCATCATTGGCAATTTCATGATGACAGTCGTACCTACATCCTCTTTACTGGCAATCGTGACTCCATACATATTGCCATAATATAACGAAATTCTTTTGACGACATTTTCTAAACCGATTCCTAACTGCGATGAGTTTACTTTACTTTCCAGTAGTTTTGTAACCGCGGCCAGCTTCTCTTCATTCATGCCAACGCCATCATCCTTTATTTCAACCCAAAGTACCGATTCGTCATGATAGATTCGAATTGATAACACACCTTGCCCTACTTTGGTTTCCAGCCCATGAATAATCGCATTTTCTACAAGTGGTTGGATTAATAATGGAGGAATCAATAATTTCTTTGCTGATTCTTCAACTGAAATACTTATCTTCATTTTCATTTGAAATCTAACCTCTTGAATAAATAAATAGCGCTCTAAGAGCACTAAATCTTCTTCAAGACGAACATATTCGCTATCTTTTTTAATGGAATAACGCATCATTTCACCGAGTGCAATCGCCAGCTCGCTAATCATCCTCACGCCCTTTATTTTAGCTATTGCACTCATTGTTTCAAGTGTATTATAAAGAAAATGTGGATTAATCTGCGCACGCAGCATATTGATTTCCGCTTCTTGTAAATGGCTTTTCTTTTCCATGCTTTCTTGGAGTGATGTTTTTAATTTCTGGATCATACTGTTAAAATTGCGCCCTAACTCACTCACTTCATCTTGATAATTCGCTTGGAATCGCACATCAAGATTTCCTTTTTCGACCTTCTTCATAACATTTTTTAAGCGGTTCATGGGTGACGTGATCGAAATCGCAAATAGGTAGGTAAACCAAACCGTCACAATAAAAGCAATCACGATTAAAAGCAGCGTCAAATACTTGATCGGTTGGCTACCGCTAGTCACTTCACTTTCAGGTAGGTAGTTTACCACTTTATAATGCGTTTCCTCATTCGTATCGAAGATGGTAATATATTTTTTTTGATGTAAAGTAGTATCAAAAAAACCTCGTTGACCACTTAAAATAGTATCAACCGATTCATGCTTCATTTTTGTCCCTATCGTCGTTTTACTCGGATAGGCAGAAATAATATAACCTTCAGAATCAATTAAATACATTTGCTCTTGAATACTATGATAGTTTGATTGATACAATTCTGCGATTGACGGCTCTAATATATCGATAATTAAATAGCCAATTGCTTCACTGTTCTGCCCCTTCAAAAGTCGCCCAACACGGAGAACGACTTCCTGCGATTCGGCATGTCTAATAGTATAATGCGTATCCCAAACCGCTGCCCCATTAGCTTCTTTTGCCTTTCTAAAAACCCCCCAGTTTTCTGAGACTTGATTATATTGCGGGGGTAAATAATCACCTGTAAAATAACGATCCCCATTGAAACCAATAATATATAAATTAATCGTCCAATTTTTCGTACCTAAAACAGAGTCAAACAAAGCATTCACCTGTTCAAAATCATGGTATTTCTCTAAATTTGCCCGTGATGAACTTTTATAAAGTTTCTCCTGCACCAAGTCTGAACGATAAATATAATTGCTAAGCTGTTCGATATCTCTAGAAAAAAATGCGAGATTTTTATTTATTTGTGCCAAGTTCTCCATGATGCCTCTACTAACCTGTTCTTTCATCATTTTTGAGCTCACTTGGAAGGTAAATATCCCCATAGATAGCACAGACACAAATGTAATGGCAGAAAAAAATAGCATTAGTTTCGTTTGTAACTTCAAACCCATTAACTTCCTAAGCACCTTCATCACCCGCTTCGCACATTTGCCTCAACGAACATTCATCATCTACACTCTCTTATATCATTCTCGCAAACCAAGTCTACCAAGAAGTTGTGCGAGTAATCAGTTTCAAGAATTATACCATTACTTTCTAAAATATAAAGGCTTCCTTTTTTAAAACAAAAAATAAGAAAACCATCCTTAGCTTTAAGAAGCAGAAGGATGGTTCATGTAAAAAGGTATGTCCGTTAACGAGCCTTGAAATAATCCAAACTAAATTAGATACTCCAAATTGAATTATATTATTTCAAACTACGATTTAAAAAGGCTTTTGTCCGCTCCTGCTGTGGATTCGTCAATACATCAGTAGGATTGCCCGACTCAATGATTTCTCCGTTGTCCATGAAAATAACCCTGTTAGCCACTTCTTTGGCAAACCCCATTTCATGCGTCACGACAATCATCGTCATATGCTCTTCAGCAAGATGCTTCATCACTTCCAATACTTCCCCCGTTAATTCAGGGTCTAAAGCAGAAGTGGGCTCATCAAATAACAGAATTTCTGGATTCATCATAAGTGCCCTAGCAATCGCCACACGTTGCTTTTGACCTCCAGATAGTTTTGCTGGATATACATCTGCCTTATCAGAAAGCCCAACTTTATCTAGCAATTCTGTACTTCTATTTCGAATCGTAGCTGCCGGTTCTCTCTTTGTCAGTTTGGGTGCAAGTTCCAAGTTCTCTCTAACTGTAAGATGTGGGAAGAGATCGAAATGCTGAAATACCATTCCCATTTTCGCAGTCACTTGTTTGATTGCCTGCTGTTTTGCATAATTGCCATCCTTGACAAGATAATCACCTGATATTTGTATACTACCACCATTAATTTCTTCGAGATGGACTAAACTGCGAAGCATCGTGCTTTTCCCTGAGCCCGAGGGACCGATGACTGCAACCACATCGTTTTTGTGAACATCAAATGTAATTTTTTTAAGTACTTCGAGATTGCCAAATGATTTTTTGAGGTTGGATACTTCAATGATTGCCATTTTCATCGCTCCTTCTTAGTCATATTTGAATCGCCGTTCGAGCCATTTAAAGAATAAGGTCAATACGAGCGTTATCATTAAATAAATAATACCTGCGAAAAAGAAAGGTATGATAGTAAAATCACGGTTTACTGCTGTCTGCGCAAAGTGTAATAATTCCGGTACTGCAACGGCATAGAGTAATGCCGTGTCTTTCACCAGTGTTACGGACTCGTTCGCAACAGCTGGAAGTGCAACCCGAAACATTTGAGGCAAAATGACTCTTGTCGTTGTTTGCCATTTATTCAAACCGAGCACCTGTGAAGCCTCATATTGGCCTTTATCAACTGATAGAAGTCCACCACGGAAGATTTCCGCAAAGTAGGCGGCATAATTCAAGATAAATCCTAAACAAGCAGCCGCAAATCGATCAAACACCAAGTACTCCCCGATGAAAGGAAGAAGTGGTAGCCCGAAGACGAAAAATAATAATTGCAATAAAAGAGGTGTACCACGCATTAAGTAAATATAACCATTCGCAAACCAAGCTAACGGTTTTATGTTGCTCCTCACGGCAAGCGTTAAGGTAAAACCAAGCGGAATTGATACCACAATGGCAATTAAAAACAGGAGGACAGTTGCTTGCGCCCCCTCCAGCATCGGCTTAAGTATTGAAATTATATAATCTAAAGACATGAAAGGATTCCCCCAAAAACAAAACAGGGTTTCCCAAGGAAATCCTGTTTGTCACATATTTATCTTCATTCAGCTGAAGACCTACACCTCTATCAAGGCTAAGCGTAACAGGTTCGGTCAGCTTACTGTAACACTTTATTTTCCCCAAACCATTTTTCAGAGATTTCAGCAGCAGTACCATCTTCATTCAGCTCATCGAGTGCTGTCTGTAGCTTCTCAAGCAATTCCTCATTCCCTTTTTTCACACCGACTCCATACTCCTCTGGTGCAAGTGATTCATCGAGTACTTTAAATGTGCCTTCTTCTTGAGACATGTAATAATCAATGACAACTTCATCGATTACAACAGCGTCCAAACGACCTGTTTTTAAGTCAAGCAATGCAAGAACATTATCGGCAAATTCTGTTACTGTTTTAACTTTTGATTCGATTGGGTTTGCACCTAAAGCGTCAGCTGCAGAAGATAACGCTTGTAGTCCTACAACTTTCCCATCCAAATCATCCAGTTTTGCAATATCTGAATCCGCTAATGTAGCAACGACCTGCGCGTTTCGTAAATAAGGCTTAGTGAATAAAACCTTTTCTTTACGCTCATCTGTAATTGTATACCCATTCCAAATAAGATCAATGCGTCCACTGCTTAGTTCTGTTTCTTTTGTTTTCCAATCAATGGGTTGAAATGTAGCCGTCATGCCCATCTTTTCAACTGCAGCTTTCGCATAGTCAATATCAAAACCAACAATTTCATTATTATCATCACGGAATCCCATCGGTGCAAATTTATCGTCAATGCCAATGACTATTTCAGTAGTTGAACTGTTAGTAGTTTGTCCTTCGGATGAACTACACCCCATTAAAAGTGTAAAAACTGCTGCCATCATTATAAAAATAGTTGCTATACGTTTCATAACTGTAAAAATCCCCTTTCAATGATCAATACTCACTTTAAATACTTTAGTCTGTTAACGTATTAATAGAATAGCATGGATACAACTAATTGACTACCCCCTTATATATATTCCTAATCTTCCCACAATAGAAGTCGGAAATTGAGGTTTCAGGAACCAAGCACTCGACTCAATTTTTTCTGGCTACTCTTGGTTAATCAATAGACGTGGTTTATTATATATGTACTACTGCGAAACAATAAACAGAATTGAATGGAGGGCATCATTAGTGGATGATAATAAGAAAATTAGAGAAGATGTTTTACAAAGTGTAGAGAATTTATCGGATGAACAATTGAATGAACAGGTAGAGGTAGGGCGCTGGAGTATTATGCAGGTGCTGAATCATTTGTATTTAATGGAACGCGCTATTGTCCATGCACTTTCAGACCAGTTAGCTAATGGGGAAAATAAAGCCCCTGTCGAAAAGCCAATACAATTTACGACGAATCGTTCAACGAAAGTAACTGCACCTTTATTTGCGACTCCATCTGATGACTTTATTTCCTTAGAAGAAATGAAAAGTAAACTTACAAAGTCTAGAGAAAACTTAAGCAATCTTGTAGCTTCCGCAGATAAAACATTATTAGCACAGAGAAGTTATCCACATCCAGCGTTTGGTGATTTAGGCTTAGAACAATGGATTCCTTTTATCGGCCTGCATGAAAAAAGACATTTGGCCCAAATTGAAGAAATAAAGAGTAAGCTAATGTGAGACCGACAAAGAGTTGAAGTAATCTTCAGCTCTTTGTCTTATGACGTGACAGACATGCGAACTTCTTTCATACACGGTTGCGAAATTCCTAAGCGCTATCCATTCAAAAACTATGCTTAGCCTCTTATCAACGGACGACTCGGACGGTTCTAAAATTCCGAAATGACGATAAGTTCGTTGAATTGATCGATAACTGCTGGCAAATGATCGATACTTTTTGAAAGCGTAAAATGTGCTTAAACAATTCATAGTTTAAGCACATTTTATGTTCAAACAGCAAAAGACATTACAGAGTGCTGCCCAACTTCACTCGGTAATGCCTATTTAATCTTCAACAAAACTCCCTGTACTCTATCCCTAGTTAGGGATATCAAACTCAATGATCACGGTTCACAATATAATTTAATAAATGCTTCAAAAAAGTAGTATTACGTGGCACTTCTTGCAATACTTCCATTGCACAGCAATAATGCTCCCACATCGCTTTTCTGGCTTCAGCAATCCCTAAGATAGATACAAATGTCGTATTATTATTTTCAGAATCTTTTCCAACGGGCTTTCCTAATACGTTCTGATCTCCTTCAACATCCAACAGATCATCTTTAATCTGAAACGCAATACCGGCATGACGAGC
Proteins encoded:
- a CDS encoding DinB family protein, with amino-acid sequence MDDNKKIREDVLQSVENLSDEQLNEQVEVGRWSIMQVLNHLYLMERAIVHALSDQLANGENKAPVEKPIQFTTNRSTKVTAPLFATPSDDFISLEEMKSKLTKSRENLSNLVASADKTLLAQRSYPHPAFGDLGLEQWIPFIGLHEKRHLAQIEEIKSKLM
- a CDS encoding amino acid ABC transporter permease gives rise to the protein MSLDYIISILKPMLEGAQATVLLFLIAIVVSIPLGFTLTLAVRSNIKPLAWFANGYIYLMRGTPLLLQLLFFVFGLPLLPFIGEYLVFDRFAAACLGFILNYAAYFAEIFRGGLLSVDKGQYEASQVLGLNKWQTTTRVILPQMFRVALPAVANESVTLVKDTALLYAVAVPELLHFAQTAVNRDFTIIPFFFAGIIYLMITLVLTLFFKWLERRFKYD
- a CDS encoding sensor histidine kinase; protein product: MKLQTKLMLFFSAITFVSVLSMGIFTFQVSSKMMKEQVSRGIMENLAQINKNLAFFSRDIEQLSNYIYRSDLVQEKLYKSSSRANLEKYHDFEQVNALFDSVLGTKNWTINLYIIGFNGDRYFTGDYLPPQYNQVSENWGVFRKAKEANGAAVWDTHYTIRHAESQEVVLRVGRLLKGQNSEAIGYLIIDILEPSIAELYQSNYHSIQEQMYLIDSEGYIISAYPSKTTIGTKMKHESVDTILSGQRGFFDTTLHQKKYITIFDTNEETHYKVVNYLPESEVTSGSQPIKYLTLLLIVIAFIVTVWFTYLFAISITSPMNRLKNVMKKVEKGNLDVRFQANYQDEVSELGRNFNSMIQKLKTSLQESMEKKSHLQEAEINMLRAQINPHFLYNTLETMSAIAKIKGVRMISELAIALGEMMRYSIKKDSEYVRLEEDLVLLERYLFIQEVRFQMKMKISISVEESAKKLLIPPLLIQPLVENAIIHGLETKVGQGVLSIRIYHDESVLWVEIKDDGVGMNEEKLAAVTKLLESKVNSSQLGIGLENVVKRISLYYGNMYGVTIASKEDVGTTVIMKLPMMQEN
- a CDS encoding amino acid ABC transporter ATP-binding protein, with translation MAIIEVSNLKKSFGNLEVLKKITFDVHKNDVVAVIGPSGSGKSTMLRSLVHLEEINGGSIQISGDYLVKDGNYAKQQAIKQVTAKMGMVFQHFDLFPHLTVRENLELAPKLTKREPAATIRNRSTELLDKVGLSDKADVYPAKLSGGQKQRVAIARALMMNPEILLFDEPTSALDPELTGEVLEVMKHLAEEHMTMIVVTHEMGFAKEVANRVIFMDNGEIIESGNPTDVLTNPQQERTKAFLNRSLK
- a CDS encoding amino acid ABC transporter substrate-binding protein; translation: MKRIATIFIMMAAVFTLLMGCSSSEGQTTNSSTTEIVIGIDDKFAPMGFRDDNNEIVGFDIDYAKAAVEKMGMTATFQPIDWKTKETELSSGRIDLIWNGYTITDERKEKVLFTKPYLRNAQVVATLADSDIAKLDDLDGKVVGLQALSSAADALGANPIESKVKTVTEFADNVLALLDLKTGRLDAVVIDEVVIDYYMSQEEGTFKVLDESLAPEEYGVGVKKGNEELLEKLQTALDELNEDGTAAEISEKWFGENKVLQ